A stretch of DNA from bacterium:
GCACTAAGGCTGTCCAGGTGGAACCGGGAACGATCCCGGAGGACGCCGAGCCCCTGGATGACCGGAGGAAATGGGAATAAAGGTCAGTAAGGGGTATGGGGGAAAAGGGTAATGGGTCAAGTCCTTAACCGCGACAACTGAATCACATTTTCCATTTGGTCTTTAAATTGCACTCCTCATCAGATGAGGCGTTCATCAAGATCTGTATGTGCAAACATAGCAGAAGCGTGGAAGCGCCGACGTAACAAACGTGCTTTTATTCCCAGCCTGAACACCGCTGAGAGTGAGGCCAACGAAACGAGAGTGTGGTTGGAGATCGCTTACCGTTGCGGCTACCTTGATATGGAGAGAAAAGAGGATCTGGATCGGCAATGTGGGGAATCCTGACTCTTATAACCATGATCCGGTTACCGCCCGGATCGCCTTTCCTTTGGAAGAAAAGATCCTGAGTTCACCAGGAGTTTTTTAAACAGGATATGTCAGGAGTTTCTATCCTCAGCGGTCTTGCCCCTGGCGACCTGGTTCATCAGGAACCGTAACAGGGCGACTGCCGCAATGAACCCGAAACCGAGCCATATCTGGTAATAATTCCCTTTCACCCCCCCGCTGCCGAACATGGCGAAAACAACGGTAAGCGGGATAAACCCCAGGATTGAACCCGAGATAAAAGCTGAAAAAGGAACCCGCAGGCTGCCGAAGAGAAGGCTCTGAACGGTGGAGTTGCTGAAGGGGAAAAGCCGCAGGTATAAGGTCCACCAGAACGCTTCCCGGTTAAGCCTTTCCACGAATTTTCCGGCGCGGTTTCGTAAACGGCGCTGAGCGACCGAGCCCAGGAATGTTGAACCCGCAAAGAACAGGGCCGTCGCTCCTATGATGCTGGAACAGAGGCTGAACACTGCTCCCAGCGCAGCACCGTAGACCGCGCCTCCCAGAGCCGAGATCCATATCCTCGGTACCCCCAGGCTGATCAGGATACCGGTTCCCAAAACAAACACAGCCCCGCTGCCGGCAAGGCCGCCAGGGACAGCGTCTGACTTGAGGAAGGACCTGATTCGATGAACATTTTCAAAAATATCCCGGACCAGATCGCTCCTGAGGA
This window harbors:
- a CDS encoding four helix bundle protein; translation: MRRSSRSVCANIAEAWKRRRNKRAFIPSLNTAESEANETRVWLEIAYRCGYLDMERKEDLDRQCGES
- a CDS encoding VTT domain-containing protein, which translates into the protein MAAEQRPAKEPVTVSSGPLAEVELSSSPLKDLTTIIIVGVIFLLLALLLRSDLVRDIFENVHRIRSFLKSDAVPGGLAGSGAVFVLGTGILISLGVPRIWISALGGAVYGAALGAVFSLCSSIIGATALFFAGSTFLGSVAQRRLRNRAGKFVERLNREAFWWTLYLRLFPFSNSTVQSLLFGSLRVPFSAFISGSILGFIPLTVVFAMFGSGGVKGNYYQIWLGFGFIAAVALLRFLMNQVARGKTAEDRNS